From Arachis stenosperma cultivar V10309 chromosome 2, arast.V10309.gnm1.PFL2, whole genome shotgun sequence, one genomic window encodes:
- the LOC130962240 gene encoding probable serine/threonine-protein kinase At1g54610 — translation MGCVFGRFMVDSPPRKQVKSNRRHGHHGNKAMTKKGSRKHHPSKYADMKRESRRQSVKENNNNNIKNNLSGAVEQQVLRGGKESLAATKEEKKIEREVDDEEKNIAGYEFVDGWPKWLVDNIPRYVLDTLVPKSADSYIKLGKVGCGTYSNVYKARDKRSGKIVALKKVRFDTSDPESIKFMAREIMILQTLDHPNVIKLVGVATSRMQYSIYLVFEFMHADLARIIARSAVRLTEPQIKCYMQQLLCGLQYCHEKGVIHRDIKSSNLLVDTRGVLKIADFGLAHSFDIKSNGPLTNKVVTLWYRAPELLLGSTNYGFGVDLWSAGCLLAEMFVGRPIMPGRTEVEQLHMIFKLCGSPSDNYYRKLKLTSSHRPSQRYRPNYNGNFPNLPSSFLHLLATLLDLDPSHRGTAASALRSEFFNSSPLPCDPSDLPAIYNNNNNDEDERIHQKRRRHRVPKRGQVSQPNTNHVSQLEKNNQTAEHFKRDSESSTKEVIFIHE, via the exons ATGGGATGTGTCTTCGGCCGGTTTATGGTCGATTCTCCACCTCGCAAACAGGTCAAGTCTAATCGGCGTCACGGTCACCATGGCAACAAAGCTATGACCAAGAAAGGTTCAAGGAAACATCATCCTTCTAAGTATGCGGATATGAAAAGGGAGAGTAGGAGACAGAGTGTGAaggagaataataataataatattaagaataatttaTCCGGAGCAGTTGAACAGCAGGTTTTGCGAGGTGGAAAAGAAAGTTTGGCTGCTAccaaagaagagaagaagattgAGAGAGAAGTGGATGATGAAGAGAAGAATATTGCAGGATATGAATTTGTTGATGGATGGCCAAAGTGGTTGGTTGATAATATCCCAAGATATGTTCTTGATACTCTTGTTCCAAAGAGTGCTGATTCCTATATAAAACTGGGAAAG GTAGGATGTGGAACATATAGCAATGTGTACAAAGCAAGAGATAAGCGAAGTGGGAAGATTGTTGCTTTGAAGAAAGTGAGGTTTGACACGTCGGATCCTGAGAGTATAAAGTTTATGGCGAGAGAGATTATGATACTTCAGACATTAGATCATCCGAATGTGATCAAGCTTGTAGGAGTAGCAACATCAAGAATGCAATACAGTATATATTTGGTTTTTGAGTTCATGCATGCTGACCTTGCACGAATTATAGCCCGATCGGCGGTGAGACTAACTGAACCACAG ATAAAGTGTTACATGCAACAACTGCTTTGTGGGCTCCAATACTGTCACGAAAAGGGTGTTATCCACCGAGATATTAAATCTTCAAACTTGTTAGTAGACACAAGAGGGGTGCTGAAAATTGCAGATTTTGGTCTTGCACATTCTTTTGACATCAAATCCAATGGCCCTCTTACAAATAAAGTGGTGACACTTTGGTATAGAGCTCCTGAACTTCTCTTAGGTTCAACTAATTATGGATTTGGAGTTGATCTCTGGAGTGCTGGATGCCTATTGGCTGAAATGTTCGTTGGAAGACCGATAATGCCCGGAAGAACAGag GTTGAACAGCTTCACATGATCTTCAAACTTTGTGGTTCTCCTTCAGATAATTACTATAGAAAACTGAAGCTAACAAGCAGCCATCGTCCGTCACAACGTTACAGACCTAACTATAACGGAAACTTCCCGAACCTTCCTTCGTCTTTCCTTCATCTCTTGGCCACGCTTCTTGATCTTGACCCTTCACACCGTGGCACCGCTGCCTCTGCTCTTCGAAGTGAA TTTTTCAATTCAAGTCCGTTACCGTGCGACCCTTCAGACTTACCAGCAAtctacaataataataataatgatgaggATGAACGAATTCATCAAAAGAGACGTAG ACACAGGGTTCCGAAAAGAGGGCAAGTGTCTCAACCCAATACAAATCATGTTAGTCAATTGGAAAAGAACAACCAAACAGCTGAACATTTCAAGAGAGATTCAGAATCGTCCACCAAAGAG GTAATTTTCATTCATGAATAG